One segment of Pyrococcus sp. ST04 DNA contains the following:
- a CDS encoding ribose 1,5-bisphosphate isomerase produces MIVKEVLEIAEKIKSMEIRGAGRIARAAAQALMIQAEKSKAKDEKELWEELKEAAKILYNTRPTAVSLPNALRYVMHRAKLAYSSGADLETLKFTVVNSAKEFIHNSEKAIERIGEIGAKRIEDGDIIMTHCHSKAAISVMKTAFDQGKDIKVIVTETRPRWQGKITAKELASYGIPVIYVVDAAARHYMKMTDKVVMGADSITANGAVINKIGTALIALTAKEHRVWVMIAAETYKFHPETMLGQLVEIEMRDPTEVIPEEELKTWPKNIEVWNPAFDVTPPEYIDVIITERGVIPPYAAIDILREEFGWAFKYREPWEE; encoded by the coding sequence ATGATAGTTAAGGAAGTTTTGGAGATAGCAGAAAAGATAAAGAGTATGGAAATCAGGGGAGCAGGAAGGATAGCCAGAGCTGCCGCACAAGCTTTAATGATACAGGCGGAGAAGAGTAAAGCGAAAGATGAAAAAGAGTTATGGGAAGAACTTAAAGAGGCTGCAAAAATTCTGTACAATACAAGACCAACGGCTGTTTCCCTCCCAAACGCCTTAAGGTATGTAATGCATAGGGCAAAATTAGCGTACTCTTCTGGAGCAGATTTGGAAACACTCAAATTTACCGTCGTAAATTCAGCGAAGGAGTTTATACACAACTCCGAGAAGGCTATTGAGAGAATAGGAGAAATAGGAGCAAAGAGGATAGAGGATGGAGATATTATAATGACCCATTGCCACAGCAAAGCTGCAATAAGCGTAATGAAAACGGCTTTTGATCAGGGAAAGGACATCAAGGTCATAGTAACTGAGACAAGGCCAAGATGGCAGGGGAAGATTACAGCAAAAGAACTCGCAAGTTATGGGATTCCAGTTATATACGTCGTTGACGCAGCAGCCAGACACTATATGAAAATGACGGATAAAGTTGTTATGGGGGCAGACTCAATAACTGCAAATGGAGCAGTTATAAACAAAATCGGAACAGCATTAATAGCACTTACGGCAAAAGAGCACCGAGTTTGGGTCATGATAGCTGCGGAAACCTATAAATTCCATCCAGAGACAATGCTTGGACAGCTTGTTGAGATAGAAATGAGAGATCCAACAGAGGTTATTCCTGAGGAGGAACTCAAAACATGGCCAAAGAACATTGAGGTATGGAACCCTGCATTTGACGTCACCCCTCCAGAGTATATTGACGTTATAATAACCGAAAGGGGAGTAATACCACCTTATGCGGCTATAGATATATTGAGAGAAGAGTTTGGATGGGCTTTCAAGTATAGGGAACCTTGGGAGGAATAG
- a CDS encoding extracellular solute-binding protein: protein MKWKGILLIAVFLFGVFASGCIGGGETATETATKVTLTGDFTKDVVEIGKILEKNGINEVKFAAWGSGDPNSVMRVYGIVDAAYKINRIWEQNGIKVKITVTTKYDQSFKDQFNEFLSKQPLGQAGDFFVNSYAFLPTLAEEGYILDITDYANAYQNVINDFYPSLLEAAKYKGKLYGLPQDTEARPLYIRKDVAKCAGLDVTTLPEKVKNGEFTWSDVYHWAKIAKEKGCAEWGLIHRKGSAHPDLIQFIFAFNGKLYDEKTGKLVLDVPAVYKWLYVEWKFAQDGLLPKDIMSWDWAKQIHPTIVEGKTLFDIGGTWYWTEWQTKQYYHGRGLKPEEVKEWFAYTLFPAGEKGDKPVTLSQPFIWMINSKAGQLNPKYEELKDVYHALAFLMVIKASDPEINAIHSVISAHLPVRKEAAKLIKDEAWLNKLKNLDLDLAPEVKDNIKEIVEKTVNPINAQFLADVSYMLEYTHLAPAHPKYPALADIFKEAVDKVLRGEMTPEEAIKFIKDKISADKELAENVEIIGEIPTDWKFPQG from the coding sequence GTGAAGTGGAAGGGTATACTATTGATCGCTGTTTTTCTGTTTGGAGTCTTCGCTAGTGGCTGTATTGGAGGAGGAGAAACAGCAACTGAAACTGCAACAAAAGTAACCTTAACAGGGGACTTCACTAAAGACGTTGTTGAGATAGGAAAGATTCTTGAGAAGAACGGAATTAATGAGGTGAAGTTTGCAGCTTGGGGCTCAGGAGATCCAAACAGCGTAATGAGAGTCTATGGAATAGTGGACGCAGCCTACAAGATAAACAGAATTTGGGAACAAAACGGAATTAAGGTAAAGATAACAGTCACAACGAAGTACGACCAGAGTTTCAAAGATCAATTTAATGAGTTCCTAAGCAAGCAACCTCTTGGCCAAGCCGGTGACTTTTTCGTTAACAGCTATGCATTCCTGCCAACCTTGGCAGAAGAGGGATACATACTCGACATAACCGACTACGCCAATGCATATCAGAACGTGATAAACGACTTCTATCCATCACTCCTCGAGGCTGCAAAATACAAGGGGAAGTTATATGGCCTCCCCCAAGACACTGAAGCTAGACCCCTTTACATAAGAAAGGATGTAGCAAAGTGTGCGGGTCTCGACGTTACAACGTTGCCGGAAAAAGTCAAGAATGGAGAATTCACATGGAGCGATGTCTACCATTGGGCTAAGATTGCAAAGGAAAAGGGATGTGCAGAGTGGGGATTAATACACAGGAAAGGCTCCGCACATCCAGACCTCATTCAGTTCATATTCGCATTCAATGGCAAACTCTATGATGAGAAGACAGGAAAGCTAGTTCTTGATGTTCCCGCGGTGTACAAGTGGCTTTACGTTGAGTGGAAATTCGCTCAGGATGGACTGTTGCCAAAAGACATTATGAGCTGGGACTGGGCAAAGCAGATACACCCAACGATCGTTGAAGGAAAAACGCTCTTTGATATTGGTGGAACATGGTACTGGACCGAGTGGCAGACCAAACAGTACTACCATGGAAGGGGACTCAAGCCAGAAGAAGTTAAAGAGTGGTTTGCCTACACCCTTTTCCCAGCTGGAGAGAAGGGAGACAAGCCAGTAACTTTAAGCCAGCCCTTCATCTGGATGATAAATTCAAAAGCAGGCCAACTAAACCCCAAGTATGAGGAACTCAAGGATGTCTACCATGCATTAGCATTCTTGATGGTAATCAAGGCAAGCGATCCAGAGATAAATGCAATCCACAGCGTCATCTCTGCCCACTTACCAGTGAGAAAAGAAGCTGCTAAGTTAATAAAAGACGAAGCATGGCTCAACAAACTAAAGAACTTAGATCTAGATCTTGCTCCAGAAGTCAAGGATAACATAAAAGAAATCGTTGAAAAGACAGTTAACCCAATAAACGCTCAATTCTTGGCAGATGTAAGCTACATGCTAGAGTACACCCATTTAGCTCCAGCTCATCCAAAGTATCCAGCCCTCGCAGACATCTTTAAGGAGGCTGTAGACAAAGTTTTGAGAGGGGAGATGACACCCGAGGAAGCAATTAAGTTCATAAAAGACAAGATCTCAGCAGACAAAGAGCTCGCAGAGAACGTAGAGATAATTGGAGAAATACCAACTGACTGGAAGTTTCCCCAGGGGTGA
- a CDS encoding MarC family protein, with product MLEEILSSALLMLIMIDPSDKILLVSLLREDFHIEDVKSLIVRANFIGWLLLLIFAVAGKIILQDIFHIELDALRVAGGFVLFKIGLEALESGGMVTIKKEKNILALAAVPVATPLIAGPAAITAAITLTAEYGIHVSVMATTIAIAITAILMMIALYAMKRVNKTVLSVTIRIIGLFIMAIGAQMMIAGAGGIIVNILRGA from the coding sequence ATGCTCGAGGAAATATTAAGCTCAGCCTTGCTAATGCTGATAATGATAGATCCAAGTGATAAGATCTTACTAGTTAGTTTGCTAAGGGAAGATTTTCATATAGAAGATGTTAAAAGCCTGATTGTTAGGGCAAATTTCATAGGATGGCTTCTTCTCCTAATTTTCGCTGTTGCTGGAAAAATTATCCTTCAGGATATATTTCACATTGAGCTTGACGCATTAAGAGTTGCGGGAGGATTTGTATTATTTAAGATCGGGCTGGAAGCCTTGGAAAGCGGTGGAATGGTTACAATAAAGAAAGAGAAAAATATTTTAGCCCTCGCAGCAGTTCCCGTAGCAACTCCTTTAATAGCTGGGCCTGCAGCGATTACTGCAGCAATAACACTAACAGCTGAGTACGGGATACATGTTTCCGTAATGGCCACTACAATAGCTATAGCAATTACTGCAATCTTGATGATGATAGCACTATATGCAATGAAAAGGGTGAATAAAACTGTTCTGAGTGTTACGATAAGAATAATTGGACTTTTCATAATGGCAATTGGAGCTCAAATGATGATTGCAGGCGCTGGTGGAATTATTGTGAACATACTCAGAGGAGCTTAA
- a CDS encoding PLP-dependent aminotransferase family protein: MEEVLKRKLEKGPLNFEAYFSEKALKMKASEIRELLKLVETSDVISLAGGLPNPKTFPVDIIDEILDEVMREHADKALQYGTTKGFTPLRLAIAEWLRKRYNIPTSKVDILVTSGSQQALDLIGRVFLNPGDIVVVEAPTYLAALQAFGFYEPTYIQIPLDEEGMKTEVLEEKLRKLKSEGKKVKLVYTVPTFQNPAGVTMSEERRKHLLELASEYDFIIVEDDPYGELRYSGKPVTKIKALDTEGRVLYLGTFSKILAPGFRLGWIAGEPHFIRKLEIAKQSVDLCTNAFGQVVAWRYLEGGYLEKHIPKIIEFYRPRRDAMLEALEEYMPDGITWTKPDGGMFVWVTLPEKIDTKVMLEKAISKGVAYVPGEAFYAHRDVKNTMRLNFTYVDEEQIREGVKRLAETIKEEL; this comes from the coding sequence ATGGAAGAAGTCCTTAAGAGAAAACTCGAGAAAGGTCCTCTTAATTTTGAAGCTTATTTTTCTGAGAAAGCGTTAAAGATGAAGGCTTCCGAGATTAGAGAGCTTCTCAAGCTCGTTGAAACAAGTGACGTCATAAGCCTTGCGGGAGGTCTTCCTAATCCAAAGACATTCCCCGTCGATATCATTGATGAAATACTCGATGAAGTGATGAGAGAACATGCCGATAAAGCCCTCCAATATGGAACTACCAAGGGATTCACTCCACTGAGACTTGCGATAGCGGAATGGCTAAGGAAAAGATACAACATACCAACATCGAAAGTTGACATACTTGTGACTAGTGGCTCTCAGCAAGCCCTTGATTTAATAGGTAGGGTGTTTCTCAACCCTGGAGACATAGTTGTTGTCGAGGCACCAACATACCTTGCAGCACTTCAAGCCTTTGGCTTTTACGAACCAACATACATTCAAATTCCTCTAGATGAGGAGGGTATGAAAACCGAAGTTTTGGAGGAGAAACTGAGGAAGCTAAAATCCGAAGGAAAGAAAGTTAAACTCGTCTATACGGTTCCAACTTTCCAGAACCCGGCTGGGGTAACAATGAGTGAGGAAAGGAGAAAACATCTCCTAGAACTTGCCAGTGAATATGACTTTATAATAGTAGAAGACGATCCCTATGGAGAGCTTAGATACTCAGGAAAGCCAGTTACAAAAATAAAAGCCCTGGATACTGAAGGAAGAGTACTTTATCTAGGAACATTCTCAAAGATATTAGCTCCAGGATTTAGGTTGGGATGGATAGCTGGGGAACCCCACTTTATCAGGAAATTAGAGATAGCAAAGCAGAGCGTTGATCTCTGTACCAATGCTTTCGGCCAGGTTGTTGCATGGAGATACTTGGAAGGAGGCTACTTAGAGAAGCATATCCCCAAGATAATAGAGTTCTACAGGCCAAGGAGAGATGCCATGCTTGAAGCCTTAGAAGAGTACATGCCCGATGGGATAACGTGGACGAAGCCAGATGGAGGAATGTTCGTCTGGGTTACACTTCCGGAGAAAATAGACACGAAAGTAATGCTTGAAAAAGCCATTAGCAAGGGAGTCGCATACGTTCCCGGAGAGGCGTTCTATGCTCATAGAGATGTAAAGAACACAATGAGGCTCAATTTCACATATGTGGACGAGGAGCAGATTAGAGAAGGTGTAAAGAGACTTGCAGAGACAATTAAAGAGGAGTTATAA
- a CDS encoding PRC-barrel domain-containing protein, with product MVMRLSKIYKKKIYNTRGKYVGEVDEVIIDIGEKYGKVLILALPGERKVGIPYDRVTAVGDIILVEATSSKKK from the coding sequence ATGGTCATGAGACTATCCAAGATCTACAAGAAGAAGATATACAACACGAGGGGAAAATACGTTGGGGAAGTCGATGAAGTTATAATTGACATTGGGGAGAAATATGGGAAGGTATTAATATTGGCCCTACCTGGGGAGAGAAAGGTAGGAATCCCTTATGATAGAGTTACGGCAGTAGGAGACATTATTTTAGTTGAAGCGACTAGTAGTAAGAAAAAATAA
- a CDS encoding ATPase, translated as MEGTLRIYASPSYEVYGLSKNPFMELASEGIKDIESIHVYQEVDMKISSLLSDVISNKSSITFSIVGPLGMGKTQRLKSIAKAIEEKGGKAIYIKVDTTDILKITRDIFSTLKPPKNRTNIFLENLSRKLGFINRLEKMLSSVDEYKSRDIAEMLTQELSKYPYSALLLDEMENMQGANEKEKILFFEMLRHYISNMPPGSVFAFACVPEAYEGYSKLFPAFFMRLHYEFKLRPMSYEETLELVKKRLAKVRVRDTADPIYPFTEDAIKLIHELGKGNPRQILRLLNYVLSEAVKHKFDPINEYVVTTILEEPKTLEEYLARIPSEYKPLVKIIVEKFKGGPVSYIEIAKELKIPGSEAYEKLEYLVSLNFLVGDPRGNYKVPDYVRKFIEKEEKKE; from the coding sequence ATGGAAGGCACTTTGCGCATCTATGCTTCCCCATCATACGAGGTTTATGGCCTCTCAAAGAACCCATTTATGGAATTAGCAAGTGAGGGAATTAAAGATATAGAGTCTATTCACGTTTATCAGGAAGTTGATATGAAAATTTCTTCCCTTCTCTCAGATGTTATTAGTAATAAAAGCTCAATAACATTTTCAATTGTTGGACCACTAGGAATGGGTAAAACACAGAGGTTAAAGAGCATTGCAAAGGCTATAGAGGAGAAAGGGGGAAAAGCAATTTACATTAAAGTTGACACGACGGATATACTAAAAATAACAAGGGATATATTCAGCACATTAAAGCCCCCCAAGAATAGAACCAACATATTCCTTGAAAATCTCTCAAGAAAACTTGGCTTTATAAACAGACTAGAAAAAATGTTATCCTCGGTTGATGAATATAAGAGCAGGGACATAGCTGAAATGCTTACCCAGGAGCTCTCAAAGTATCCTTACTCGGCTCTTCTATTAGACGAGATGGAAAATATGCAAGGCGCTAATGAAAAAGAGAAGATACTGTTCTTTGAGATGCTCAGACATTATATAAGCAACATGCCTCCTGGGAGTGTTTTTGCCTTTGCTTGTGTGCCCGAGGCTTATGAGGGGTATTCCAAATTATTCCCCGCGTTTTTCATGAGATTACACTATGAGTTCAAACTAAGACCGATGAGTTATGAAGAAACCCTCGAACTCGTGAAGAAAAGATTGGCCAAAGTTAGGGTGAGGGATACTGCAGATCCTATCTATCCGTTTACTGAGGATGCAATAAAATTAATCCACGAACTTGGAAAGGGAAATCCGAGGCAAATTCTTAGGCTTTTAAATTACGTTCTCAGTGAGGCTGTCAAGCATAAGTTTGATCCCATAAATGAATACGTTGTAACTACAATTCTTGAGGAACCAAAGACCCTCGAGGAGTATCTGGCAAGAATTCCAAGCGAATACAAGCCCCTTGTTAAGATCATAGTAGAGAAGTTTAAGGGCGGTCCAGTGAGCTACATAGAGATAGCAAAAGAACTGAAGATACCAGGGTCTGAAGCCTATGAGAAGCTAGAATACTTAGTGAGTTTGAACTTTCTAGTTGGAGACCCAAGAGGGAACTACAAGGTTCCAGATTATGTAAGGAAGTTTATAGAAAAGGAGGAGAAAAAGGAATGA
- the speE gene encoding polyamine aminopropyltransferase: MEFIEWYPKGYGVAFKVKKKVLEKKSKYQKIEVYETEGFGKLLAIDGTVQLVSEGEKSYHEPLVHPVMLAHPNPKRVLIIGGGDGGTIREVLKHEEVEEAVMVEIDKEVVEISAKHVQIDGGILTRMLNNECKRAKLIIGDGVKFIRENSGFDVIIVDSTDPVGPAEMLFSEEFYKTAYRALNDPGIYVTQAGSVYLFTEELTSAYSKMKKVFDGVYYYSFPVIGYASPWAFLVGIKGEIDFRKVNTEKAKKLNLEYYDPERHEALFQMPKYIREILQRL; the protein is encoded by the coding sequence ATGGAGTTCATTGAATGGTATCCAAAAGGATATGGTGTTGCATTTAAAGTCAAGAAAAAAGTCCTCGAAAAGAAATCTAAGTATCAGAAGATAGAAGTATATGAAACGGAAGGATTTGGAAAGCTTTTAGCAATAGATGGAACAGTACAGCTTGTTAGTGAGGGTGAAAAAAGCTACCACGAGCCACTAGTCCATCCAGTTATGCTTGCCCATCCTAATCCAAAGAGGGTACTCATTATTGGTGGAGGAGACGGAGGAACAATAAGAGAAGTCCTAAAACATGAGGAAGTCGAAGAAGCAGTGATGGTGGAGATAGATAAGGAGGTTGTTGAGATATCAGCCAAGCACGTTCAGATCGATGGTGGGATATTGACAAGAATGCTAAACAATGAATGTAAAAGGGCTAAGCTAATTATAGGGGATGGAGTGAAGTTCATAAGAGAGAACTCTGGGTTTGATGTCATTATAGTGGATTCAACGGATCCCGTGGGTCCTGCTGAGATGTTATTCAGCGAAGAGTTTTACAAAACTGCTTACAGAGCCCTAAACGATCCCGGAATTTACGTGACACAAGCCGGTAGTGTTTACCTGTTTACAGAAGAGCTGACTTCAGCATACTCAAAGATGAAGAAGGTGTTTGATGGAGTTTATTATTATAGCTTTCCTGTAATAGGTTATGCTTCTCCTTGGGCCTTCCTGGTGGGGATAAAAGGAGAGATAGACTTCAGAAAAGTCAACACAGAAAAGGCTAAGAAACTTAATCTTGAATACTACGATCCGGAAAGACATGAGGCACTCTTTCAGATGCCTAAGTACATAAGAGAAATTCTTCAAAGGTTATAA
- a CDS encoding UPF0146 family protein — MKEIARFIADEIKTGKIAEIGIGHYFEVANTLKELGLEVIVIDIRPDVIEKARKLGLEGFIDDIFRPNFKIYTEIRAVYSIRPTPEMMPALLNLAKKLRIPLYIVPLTGDIPPREMKLINYKGIPIYKWEP; from the coding sequence ATGAAAGAGATTGCAAGGTTCATTGCAGACGAAATAAAGACTGGAAAAATTGCAGAGATTGGGATTGGACATTATTTTGAAGTAGCAAACACGCTAAAAGAGTTGGGGTTAGAAGTAATTGTTATTGATATAAGACCCGATGTCATAGAGAAAGCAAGGAAATTAGGACTCGAAGGCTTTATTGACGATATATTTAGACCAAATTTCAAGATATACACCGAAATTAGGGCAGTATACTCAATAAGACCAACTCCAGAGATGATGCCGGCCCTTCTCAATCTTGCCAAGAAGCTTAGGATTCCCCTTTATATTGTTCCGCTTACCGGAGACATCCCGCCTAGGGAGATGAAGTTAATTAACTATAAGGGAATACCAATATACAAGTGGGAGCCATGA
- a CDS encoding metal-dependent hydrolase, with translation MNYEEHVLAGLITYPLFVVFAEFLSKYLPLKITFMALAIGYAFYVLGSDLPDIDHPDSLIHRGIKPIFSVILGSMVAYRVLQYLPMTYAWGVGGVAAVVGWFLFSAIMPRHRGIVHSILFAVIYGVVSFLGVRYGLAFSSGESYLIGLASFSGYMLHLILDRSVKLL, from the coding sequence ATGAACTACGAAGAACACGTTTTAGCCGGTCTAATTACATATCCCCTTTTTGTTGTTTTTGCAGAGTTTTTGTCCAAATATTTGCCATTAAAAATTACTTTCATGGCATTGGCTATTGGTTACGCTTTCTACGTCTTGGGTAGCGATCTTCCTGACATAGACCATCCAGATTCTTTAATTCACAGAGGAATAAAGCCGATATTCTCTGTGATATTGGGGAGTATGGTTGCTTATAGAGTTCTTCAATACCTTCCAATGACGTATGCTTGGGGTGTTGGAGGAGTTGCTGCGGTAGTTGGTTGGTTCCTATTCTCGGCTATAATGCCAAGGCATAGAGGAATAGTTCATTCAATTCTCTTTGCAGTAATCTATGGTGTGGTAAGCTTTCTGGGAGTTAGGTATGGTTTGGCTTTCTCTTCAGGTGAAAGCTACTTAATAGGTCTTGCATCATTCAGTGGATATATGTTACACTTGATACTTGACAGGAGCGTTAAGCTCCTCTGA
- the trmBL1 gene encoding HTH-type sugar sensing transcriptional regulator TrmBL1 encodes MIEEEIIQKLQRFGLTKYESLAYITLLKLGPSKATDVTKESGIPHTRIYDVLSSLSKKGFVDIMHGTPRLYAPVNPELVLERLKKELMNDIESLKNAFEELYKETHGEELPEIWTIHGFENTVERAEYIIKSAKHEILINTPYEFLRQLRDAIEKRTSGIMVIISNFDEVPKWLEGKENVILARSGEAPWLMGTWVIGDVSYALFFGTLPENKGKERFYSFWAKSAKLIQNYVHWFYTMYFDNSTLIKPLEYEKLEKPIVFAHIRTLITVLKQIGVNRKVEVVGRTVKDKKQVTIQGKIVEFEYTPLTANITVETEDGKKFKVGGLGSYLEDIEGDSFIIFE; translated from the coding sequence ATGATTGAGGAAGAAATAATTCAAAAGTTACAGAGGTTTGGGTTAACAAAGTATGAAAGCTTAGCTTACATTACCTTGCTAAAACTAGGTCCGAGTAAGGCTACTGACGTTACAAAGGAAAGTGGAATTCCTCATACAAGGATATACGACGTTTTAAGTTCCCTTTCAAAGAAAGGGTTTGTGGATATAATGCATGGAACTCCAAGACTCTACGCTCCTGTTAACCCAGAACTTGTTTTAGAAAGACTGAAAAAAGAGCTTATGAATGATATTGAGAGCCTCAAAAATGCTTTTGAGGAGTTATATAAGGAAACCCACGGGGAAGAGTTACCTGAGATTTGGACGATTCATGGGTTTGAAAATACAGTGGAAAGAGCTGAGTATATAATAAAGAGTGCAAAACATGAGATCCTCATTAACACTCCATATGAGTTCCTTAGGCAGCTAAGGGATGCAATAGAAAAAAGAACTAGTGGAATCATGGTGATCATAAGTAACTTTGATGAAGTTCCAAAATGGCTCGAAGGTAAGGAAAACGTTATTCTTGCTAGAAGTGGTGAGGCCCCATGGCTTATGGGTACTTGGGTGATAGGTGACGTTAGCTATGCTTTATTCTTTGGAACGCTTCCAGAAAACAAAGGAAAAGAAAGATTTTACTCATTTTGGGCTAAGTCTGCAAAGCTAATTCAGAATTATGTTCATTGGTTCTACACAATGTACTTTGACAATAGCACCTTAATAAAACCTCTAGAGTATGAAAAATTAGAAAAGCCAATAGTTTTTGCCCATATAAGAACCTTAATTACAGTTCTAAAACAGATTGGAGTTAACAGAAAAGTTGAAGTTGTTGGAAGAACTGTGAAGGATAAGAAACAAGTGACAATACAGGGCAAAATAGTCGAGTTTGAATACACCCCTCTGACAGCAAATATAACAGTAGAGACCGAAGATGGCAAAAAGTTCAAGGTTGGTGGCTTGGGAAGTTATTTGGAAGATATAGAAGGAGACTCATTCATAATATTTGAGTAA
- a CDS encoding DEAD/DEAH box helicase has protein sequence MVVFRIPRGSAKVKVERADPKVYFQIYNLLTFRRDFGKWDKAESLYDPYTNTFPIGLLPRVKRFLNSKGYRVRIKDERVVEGEPLNSNWNEKYVLRGYQKKAVKLAIKEKMGVLALPVGSGKTIVGLRIIHEIGKSALIIVHTKELLYQWAERVEDVLGVNAGIVGDNKWHEGPITVAMIQTLLSRGVDKLQNKYAVVMFDECHRTSAAEKFYQVGMSLPQVYRFGLSATPWRRLRGEEMKIEGVVGPIIYEVKAEDLIKEGFLAKPKFEVIEYTSKMPALADRYKELYEEAIMENEERNKAIVEKAVELAKHGHRVLIDVKRIDHGEILVKMLRERGINAEFLSSQSPNRWEILEKFKNGEIPVLVSTLLKEGVDIPEISAIILAGGGKSDVMTIQTIGRALRPKAGGEAVIVDVKDTDPLLFTHFIERQKALKQYYGKYYNL, from the coding sequence ATGGTGGTGTTTAGGATTCCAAGGGGGAGTGCGAAAGTTAAAGTAGAGAGAGCAGATCCAAAAGTGTACTTCCAGATCTACAACTTACTAACATTTAGGCGAGACTTTGGAAAATGGGACAAGGCTGAAAGTCTATATGATCCTTATACGAATACTTTTCCCATCGGTTTGTTACCTAGGGTAAAGAGATTCCTGAATTCTAAGGGATATCGAGTTAGGATAAAGGATGAGAGAGTTGTTGAAGGTGAGCCATTAAATTCAAACTGGAATGAAAAATACGTCTTAAGGGGATACCAAAAGAAAGCAGTAAAGCTGGCGATAAAAGAAAAAATGGGCGTTTTAGCTTTGCCTGTAGGAAGTGGGAAAACTATAGTTGGATTGAGGATAATCCATGAAATTGGCAAATCTGCCTTAATAATAGTACATACTAAAGAACTCCTATACCAGTGGGCTGAGAGAGTAGAGGACGTTTTGGGTGTGAATGCGGGAATAGTTGGAGATAATAAGTGGCATGAAGGTCCAATAACTGTGGCCATGATACAAACTCTTCTCTCAAGAGGGGTGGACAAGCTACAGAATAAATATGCGGTGGTTATGTTTGATGAATGTCACAGAACTTCTGCTGCTGAGAAGTTTTATCAAGTTGGAATGAGTCTTCCTCAGGTTTATAGGTTTGGTTTATCCGCAACTCCTTGGAGGAGATTGAGAGGAGAAGAAATGAAAATTGAAGGAGTAGTTGGGCCTATAATTTACGAAGTTAAGGCTGAAGATTTGATAAAAGAAGGCTTTCTGGCAAAACCAAAATTCGAAGTCATAGAATATACATCTAAAATGCCTGCTTTGGCTGATAGATATAAAGAACTTTATGAAGAAGCCATAATGGAGAATGAGGAGAGAAATAAAGCAATTGTTGAAAAGGCAGTTGAGTTAGCAAAACATGGACATAGAGTGCTTATAGACGTTAAGAGGATAGATCATGGTGAAATTCTTGTGAAAATGCTGAGAGAGAGGGGGATAAATGCAGAGTTTTTAAGCTCTCAGAGTCCTAACAGATGGGAAATCTTGGAGAAGTTTAAGAATGGTGAAATCCCCGTTTTGGTATCAACGCTTCTAAAGGAGGGAGTAGATATTCCGGAAATTTCTGCGATAATTCTAGCCGGGGGAGGAAAGAGCGATGTAATGACAATCCAAACTATAGGTAGGGCGTTAAGGCCGAAGGCTGGTGGTGAGGCTGTTATAGTAGATGTCAAAGATACAGATCCCTTACTTTTCACTCACTTTATAGAAAGACAAAAAGCGTTAAAACAATATTATGGCAAATATTATAACCTTTGA